The Meriones unguiculatus strain TT.TT164.6M chromosome 6, Bangor_MerUng_6.1, whole genome shotgun sequence genomic interval AGAGGCCAGCACACAGCCAGTACTGACCATAAACTGATCGTAAACCCAAGCGAGGCCGCCTCCCTTCCATTTCAGGACTGACTGGATTCCCTCCACCTTGTTGACCTTGGATTTCCACAAAGAACCTTCACcagctgccccacccccaaccccataGCTAATGTTAGGGTTCTGGGAGCTCTGAGTGGCCAAGGGACTTCAGATGAGGTCAGCCCAGAGTGACACTCAGGGTTCACTCCCGAGTGTTCCATGTTTAGCTGCTCTTTGACTGGAGCCAATCCAACCTGTTTtacttcctgtcctttccagagcCTGGAAAACcagggacaactcactcagaaccCTAAGCAGAAGGTCGCCAGGCTACTCACCGAGCTGAGTATGTTTGAAAAAGTCACTGTGACAGATGCAATGGCTGAAGAcatagagaaactgaggccccGGCTAAAGAAGGTCCACATCAGAGAATTGGTGCCTGCCATGGCAACAATGCCTAAGACACAGAAGGCAATGTTCACCTGCAGGAGAAAGTGTCACTGCAGCTACAGAGCACAGCCTGTGGGGCTTTACAAGTCTCCTACAAAGGATATGCAGACCTTGACTGGCAGAGAGCAGCTTGCCCGTAGGAACGGGTAGGGTTTTCTTCCATGTACACCCGAGTAGTCTTTTGGAAAGGGATGGCTTTACAGAAGAACCTCGTAAGGGCCACGGGCAGCCTGCTTACATAGTGGAGAAGGAAAGCCTGACCACTACTGGAAAAGACTGAGAAAAACTTTCACGGTCCAGAGTGAAAGGAACTCACGGTCAGGGGTCAGGGTCGAGCTCTCGGCTGCAGACGACTGTGAAGCCGAGGGTGACaagactggagacagaagagagaggagagaaagaagagaggagagagagagaggagacagagcgAGAGAGTGCTCTGCAGGCGCTCAGTAGGAGCTCTAGCCAAGGACGGGAAGAGATGGGCAGCCAGCTATGGGAGGAGGCGGGCAGCCAGTTATCCCACCCTAGCGCAGAAGGGCTTAAATGGAGCGGTGTAGTGCGGCCCCCTCCCCAGGGCAGTGCCTAAGGCCCGCAGTCCCGCAGGGGCGCAGGCCGACCGGgtccccgcccgcccgcccgccttATCCCCCTTCCCTCGCCCGCCGCACCTGGCTGCCGAAGGCCAGcttggcggcggcggcggccaggGCCCCGAACGCGCCGGCGCACAGGCAGTTGAGCACGCCCCAGAAGCGGCGCCGCATCGCGCCGGCCTGCAGGCGAGCGGGCAGCTCCACCGGGCGGTCAGGGTAGGCGGCCGCGGACACGGGGCCCCGCGCGGACGGCGGCCCGGCCGCCATGAGGCCTCGGTGCCCGGCCCGGCGTGCCGCTCGCCATGCGCCCGGGAGGGCGGAGCCGGAGGCCCGCGGCCGTGGCGAATCTGCTGCCGCCGATCCCGCCGCGGCCGGGCGGAGCGGACCGTGCGCCTGCGGGAACCCTGCGGCGGGCCAAGGCCAACTGGCTGGGGAAGGCGGCCGGGCCTGCCTTCCGCGCGGGCGACGCACTTGCCGTCTGCGTGAATGGGCGCCGATCCCTGGCCTCGCAATCGGGAAGCCGAGCTCCGGCCGCCTTTCTTGCTCCCTCTTGGTGGCGGATCAGGAGACCGGCAGCTTGATACTGAAAATTGCTTGGGAAgagtgctaagagaaaagaaaTCTCCTTTGTTAATCACTGTCCGTGACCTCGAGAACCACAATCACTTCTACGTTCATGTAAAGTAATCAAGAGTGTAAAGAGCGTCAGGACGCAGAGGCGGGAAGACTGCAGGTTAACGTCATCCTCGGCAGTTTACGGAGGGCTGCAGCTAGGCCAGgaggcgcacgcctgtgatccagaggctggggccagcctggacaacatagcAAGGACTGTGCTAGCCAAGGACTTGAGACTAGCGCAAAGATTTTTCAAGGATAAGCTTAGTGCTTCCCCAATACATGAGTTGAACCCGTGGCTGTGTGTTGGTACATTTcctgtaagaaaataaaaaacaaagtgcTTTACAAGTGTGTACAGTGTGTAGTGGTGGCGCACCTCGAGGCAGAGGTGAGCGGGCCTCTTGAGTGGAGAGCAGCCCGACCTACCTAGCCccagaccagccaggactacacagcgAGACCTGTACaaatgtgtattttgtgtgtatgggacTTGGATGGAACACTTTCTTCACATTCCCGCATGCCACCCTGCTTCTCGTGCAGGAGGTTTCGTGGCTGACAGGAAAGGtgactgaggctggagagattgcttagcagttaagagcactaaccGCTGTTTCAGAGGACCAGACTTTGGGTCCCAACTACCAACTGAGGCAGCTCACAGCCTCTCACAGCTCCCCACAACCTCAAAGCTCCAGGAAATCCAATATTTTTTTCTGGCCTGTGCAGGCCCCTGCATGCATGTACTTACACCTGAACACAGCTACGCTAATACATAAATTCCTAAATAAAAAGCATAGATCATCCAGCCAGCCCCATGTGGTATAAACTattccatttcacagatgaggtaACTGAAACTTAGTGCGTGaagatacatgcaagcaaaatatttATACACATCATTTAAAATtggcttttaaaagattttatttgaaaaactGGACATGTAGAAAATACTCATGACAATAGTTATAAATAAACCTGTATGAACAAGTTTGCTACAAAATCAGCCATCAAATTCACAATCAAGTTTATCAAAGGACAATCTATGGACCAGCATTCACGGGGACCACAACTGTGGTCTTCCAGAATTCACAAGTGACTTGAAATGCGTTGCTTCCCACTTAACAGTGTTTGCATGTAAAATATCCATCACAGCACTTAGGATTACTACACACCATGGTCAGTGCTGAGGCCTTGTAGTTTGGCACTACAACGAGGGCAAACGCAGCAACCTTGAAAGAACCAATCTAGCAAGGTGATGTGTAAGGAGCTGTGGCTGGTAaaatgggactttttttttttttttttttggtatggcagttcccaaataatgacagagactttttattaatataaacTTGTTCCCAACTAGCTCTTAATGTAACCTGGTTACAGTAACCTCTGTTCTGCCGCGTGGCTCCTCTCTTAGTTCTGGCACCCCAAGCCTGACTCTCTTCCAGAGTTCCTATCTCTGCCCCGAAGTCCTGCCTCCCTGTCTTGCCTCAGCTATTGGCCATTCAGGTTTTTAATAAACCGACCAGAAGGTGCCAGAGggagtgtttacaaaatatgatacAGCCAAAAAATAACAATCCAAAGTCTGATCTGTAACCAGCTCTCTGCTGGTtcagaaatcagcatgtgaataaTACAAAGGCAACCTTTACATAGTACACAAAAAGATCACCCCATCAGGCTGGGATCTTTagcattcattctttttcttctctttcaaaaatacattttcagcGCGCAACTTTTCTGTCTCCTATaatttacaagaaagaaaaattaagtttttaattGTTATAGGAGAAGCTATTTTCTTGACTTAATTCAGAAGTATATATTCAAATTAAAGCTACAATGTTAAAATCtgtaaattaatattaaataaaaattggcatCTATGAGAATTTAGTCCCAGCACCAAGAAGGGTGAGACAGGAGGACTTCTGTGAGTTCTGTTTCAGACTGGATTTCAGAgtgtaaccctgtctcaaaaaacccaacaatAATATAGCAATGACCAATTTATTTTACTGAAATAGTCACTTTAAAACCACCGTTTATTTAGGGTAGTTTCAGTTTACCTCAGTAAGCCTGATATTTTCCTTCTTCAGCCGGACTACGTATTGAATCTTCTGGTGGAGGTTTTGATGACCGATCAATTTTCCATTTTCCTCAGCAAGATACTCTAGTTGCTTTCTCAACATTTCCATTTCCTGTCAATCCAAGGATGGGAAGATCACAATTATACATCGAGAGGTGGTCAAACTCCTGTGGGCACGCATCCCCGAACACTGGAGAAACTGAACCACAAATGTGGTTTTTGCTAATTCTGCTTATTCATGTATCTACATAGCATGGAAACCCAACATACCTGGagggttctttctctctcttcatacATTTCTTCCAATTTTGACCGCATTTGTTCCTTTTCCTGAAATGCTCTAGACTCCAATTTTCTGGTTCGCTCAACTTCCTCGCTCATCCTGTGGCAGATCTTCTCCTTGCTGTGAAGTGCACTTTGGACTTCTTCTAGCCTGGAAGAATAAGCATCGCTTTATGGtatttcaaagagatagaaaacaGGCCTTTAGGTAGATTTCTAAGTTCAGGATTTCTACTTGAAAGCATCACTAATCTCCAGGATCCTGTATCGTTGGCAAAGGAGGGTGAGCTAGAACTGGGGTGGACCTGGGTGGGAGAGCACTTCCTAAGATGGCCCAGGCTCTGAGCTCCATCCTCAGTCTGGTTAGAGAGAGAGGTGAACGTCAGAAGTCATGACTTCTGTCCTGAGAAAAGCACTTCAAAGCGTTTGACTTATTTACTTGGAGCCAGGCTCCTGTGCAGCCGAGGATGACTTCACTTCCCTtacccagtgctgagattataggcgtcttccaccaggactggcttcaaactgttttccattttttctaaataataaaaattcagtaTGAAACTTTGCTTGCCCAAGTGGAGATGGAAGGTATCTTTAGTGTGTAGGATTTAATTAAGTGTGTCCAAGCACATAAAATCACTTCTGCCTGGAAAGCTAGTACTCAGACAATGGAGCATCAGTCCCCTCAGAGTGTGTGCTTCAGCTTACCCACGTTCTCTAACCCAGTTAACAGTGCAGTGTTCCACCCACCTCAGAGAACTGCTTCAGTCTTACAGGTTTCCCACTGGAAACACAACGCACACGGACTATAACAGACTGCCGGCATGAGGTGACACTCAGATCTGCGCCCGCCCACAGGCCAGCACGGCCTCAGCGAGGTGTTTCTTGATCCTGCTCACGCGCACCCAGGGAGGTAACGTCGGGGAGCTTCCTACTGCTTTGCTGGGATAGAAGCTCAGATGCTGGCCCTGCCTACCTTATTGTCAGTCAGGGGATGCGGCTTGAATGGGGAAAGTTCTCTTGGGCTCCTGTATTTTAACACTTAGTTCCCAGCTAATTGGCAGTATTTTGGAAGGCTGCAGAACCTTTAGGAAATGGagacttgttggaggaagtgtttcacTCTGGGGCCCAGgcttgggcttttttgttttgtttgagacagggtctgtatatgtagccctggctaccctggaacttactatgtaaaccaggatggccttgaactgaagagaaccacctgcctctgccttccgagtgctgggattagaggtgagTACCATTAATTTTTAATGCCCAACTGTACTTCCCGTTTCCTTCCCAATTCCTGACTATATAAATGCAATGATACCCAGCTTCCAtacttcctgcttcctccttACTCCTACTCTTGAACCATGCCATTCCCCACCATGATGAGCTATATCCCCCCGGAATTGCAAATGAAAATAAACCTTTATTCCTTCTTTTGCCAGTACTGTATCAAGGCACTGGGAAGGAAATGAAGACCTCGGCTTCTTGTTTAAGAACTTGATATTCTGTGGGAAGAAAGGCACACTAGTGCACCAACATCTCAGCAGTGTCAGACGCTTGGCCTGTACCGAGCACATGCAAGGAGCGCTAGCTTCTTGCCGCTGTCTGGTCTACATGacgaattctaggccagccaggactctAGAGCTACACAATAAGACCTTGGAAGAAAACAAAGTAGCAGCTGCCCCCACCTATGAAGGCACAATGTTAGAGCTACAGTAGGCAAATGTAGCCAAGAGTCCCAAAAGCAGAATAATGGGGACATCTCAGTTCCTGATGGTATCACAAGTCCCCTAGCACatgaaattaaatgttttttgccTATGCTACTGCAACATgtaagaaaatgtgtgtgtgtgtgtacacagtgcAATGTGAGTTCTGCGTGCTTTAAGGACCACATATCACTGAGGTTTTCTGTTACAACAAGAAACACCATGCCAGAAGACAGCTATAAGGTCTCAAAAGATACATCTAAATTAGCTGCACTTCTACAAATTAGCTGGGTAGTTCACCATCCTGTATCTCAGCTTAACCACTGCTAGCTGGAAGCCTGTTAAACTGCCTTCATTGTCCATGAGAAGAAAACCTCATAGCAACTTAAGAAAACTAAAGATTGCCAATGCGTtattgtgtttcttttgttttgctaaaAGTGGATTTACTTGAAAACTCTGTTGAGCAAATAGcatcaagaaaaaatatttttggtgctagagaaatggctcagcagttcagttccaagcacccacaaaGGGCAGGTCACACAGGAACTAGCATGCATGTGCATACCTGTAACTGGCACTTTCTGCTTCCTTGgtccttctttcttccacccctcTCCACCCAACACTAgatatagaaaaaaaggaaagagggaaggaaagcgacccctgaataaagtcaggggtcagAGAGGGAGCGATGTCATTATTAGACTACTCCCTGCTGATTAGGGATGTAGAGTTCCTTGGGGTAAGTTGATCTGTGCCAACAGGATGTCTgatttcttcttatttctttgttcatGACTATTTAACAAAACACGAACAATAGCCACCAACCAGCCAACAATGACTGACTCCCACCAGGCATTTATATACTCTCTGAGatgtccccagaattccaaatgttatacaattgcagaaactatctgcaactggcaaaatcatgccctgccagagcacaaggcaaatcacagCCAGTTGCTGCAAAAAAGCCCCAcattcccacacctgggattaaaatgaaaatatattcttataatatttttgtgtttttaaagaaaccaaaattccaaaattctcactatacatgctcatatatacatatgaacataaataaaaatttaaaaatcttaaaaaagactTTAATAAACATCAATTATAGTCACATATACCACAGAAGGAAAACAGTTACGAGTGTATTTCCCTTTAGAAGAGAATTACACCTACAGGACAGTTCATaactctgtaactccaattccaggggttctggcctctgtaggtatcaggcacacatatgtgcacaaacatacatgcaggcagagcaaaacacccatacacatttaattaaaaaaaaaaaaagaaaaagaagaagcaggcctGGCAGGGTGACTCAGGAGGTACCACACTTGCTGCACGAGCCTGATAGCCTCCGTGTGATACCTACAACCCACGGTGGAAGAGGAGAACCAACCCCATGTTTGTGCTTACACTGCCACACACTTGGCACGCACACACTCTCCccataataaagtttaaaaatacttttttaaattttattttattttattaattacactttagtcactaaaaatatttttaaatggatttgAACTATAAAATAGCACACTtactctgttttcattttcagcaTTTCTTCAGTGAGTttattctataattaaaaaaacatggtTAGGTTCTTTACTAcctttactaaaaaaaaaaaaagtgaatcaaATCCAATCAATGTCCATTTGCACACTCCCAAGTGCATGGGACCTGGAAGATGCAGCACTTGGTGCTAGGTCGACAAGCTGCACGTGAGAAATGCAGTGTTTCCTACAGAAGCACAGTCCTActtccttttgttgttgctgtctgTGGCCAGGGCAACAGACCTATGGCAACTGCTCTGTGccagtctcccaagtactggaatcacaggtgtgcgGCACCACGCCTGGCTGACAGAAGATACACCTTTACTTCtcaattatatattaatattgatGGTAAATAGCATGCTAATAAATGGGAATAGAGACATACAATGCAGCACAATAATTTCAATAGCAAAATGGTTTCTAAAATCAATACCCACAAATATTAGTTAGAAAAGCAGCTCTCGCAGAGGAGACCTGTGCACTTACTTTAGCGAGTCTCTCTTTGACAAGCTCCTCTTCGCGTGCGTTCTTCAGCTGTTGACTCTCATTTCTGCACAGATGAGGGGTGGGAAGGGAAACACTGTCAAGTGTAGCCAAGAACTAATTGAACATTTATTAGATGCAGCTACGGTAAAGCTAACTCTGGGGATTGGTACAGTTAATCACTGTGACCCACACAGGATAAACAGGGCCATCCCAGACGTCAGGGCTGACTCTGACACTGAAACGCAAGGTGAACAGAACGCAGAAAGTTAGTGCAGCAGCTTAGCTCAGAGTGGCAGCATGAAGACAGCGTGACTAAAAGGGCGGACTGGCCTCCTGGAGCCTGAGTCTTCCCTTTCCTGGGTTTTCCAGTTAGCCAACGGTTCCTCTCTGGcttcacatgcacacagacagcaGAGACTTCCTGAACATACAATATGGCTCTCTGCACAGAAAATAATTATCCATCAACGAATCTAGGGGATGTGCCTGGATGGCATGTGCATCTCTGCAAGTTGGCCTGGGTTGAGAAAGTAAATGTACTTCAGTGGCCAGCAAGCCTTCCCTGGAGAATCGGCCAGTGACGTGGGCTTTGCAAGGAATCTCGGAGGTGAACAGGAGACAACTAAGAAAAACTTAGTGTAGTAGggattctttccttctttcacaaCCATAGCCTAGTCAAAACTGGTAACAGACTCAATGGCAAAGTCACCCAAGGTCAACGAAAGATGTGCTATTTGTGCAATGATCCAaggttaagatttatttttatttttggttaaaATACAGACAgtggtactggagagatggctcagcagctcaaagcacttgctgatcttccagaggactggggtttgagTTCCATGGTGGCAcccaaccacttgtaactccatttccagggaacCTAACACCATCTTCTAGCTGCTCCAGGCATTAGGCAATTGTTACAGATATACAATATATCTCTATATATTTGCATAtctgtatatacaaatatatatttattgatatatatatatatatatatatatatatatatatatatatatatataatattagttaattaaatggcctatacaTGGGCAGAACAGAAGGGGgtaagcatggctaaggttccccgGCTTCCAGgtcaggagaatcacaggagaaaagcagacaggaagagagga includes:
- the Tmem42 gene encoding transmembrane protein 42, with the protein product MAAGPPSARGPVSAAAYPDRPVELPARLQAGAMRRRFWGVLNCLCAGAFGALAAAAAKLAFGSQVNIAFCVLGIVAMAGTNSLMWTFFSRGLSFSMSSAIASVTVTFSNILSSAVLGYVLYGECQEVLWWGGVFLILCGLALIHRTLPPTWKAGKQQ